Proteins from one Thermobifida alba genomic window:
- a CDS encoding glycoside hydrolase family 9 protein: MTLGLTAVPAQADEVNQIINGDFTNGTAPWWGTENIQLDATDGVLCVDVPGGTINAWDVIIGQDDVPLIEGESYSFSFTASGTEQVSIRALVQEPVEPWSTQMDERAILGPEAQTYEYVFTSTVDWDDAQVAFQIGGSDDPWTFCVDDVALLGGAEPPVYEPDTGPRVRVNQVGYLPHGPKNATVVTDATEALTWELADSDGTVVATGQTEPHGADASSGLNVHTVDFSSYTTAGSGYTLTADGETSYPFDIDESAYEELRVDALSFYYPQRSGIEILDSIAPGYGRAAGHVGVAPNQGDIDVPCAPGTCDYSLDVSGGWYDAGDHGKYVVNGGISVHQLMNIHERSQSAPTAQPDKLGDSTLRLPETGNGVPDVLDEARWEMEFLLSMQVPEGEPLAGMAHHKIHDEQWTGLPLMPAADPQPRYLQPPSTAATLNLAATAAQCSRVFEPYDAAFAAECLDAAETAWDAAQANPAIYAPAVGEGGGPYNDNNVTDEFYWAAAELFLATGAEKYRTAVTSSPLHTDDEEVFRDGAFDWGWTAPLARIQLATVPNDLADRDRVRDSLVAAADDYLAGVESSPWGLTYNPDSGVFVWGSNNLVLNNMVIMAVAFDLTGDTKYRDGVLEGMDYIFGRNALNQSYVTGYGEKDSRNQHSRWYANQLDPRLPNPPKGTLAGGPNSDASTWDPTAQATLTGCAPQMCYIDDIESWATNELTINWNAPLSWVASFVADQDDAGDGSEEPEEDTVPPTKPENLQVTNVTSTSATLTWDASTDNVGVVGYELEMGYTDVIQYLDSTTQTSYELTGLQPGRKYTFWVVAYDAAGNFSQSASVSFTTEEDEEPPVSGACEVEYRTTDWPGGFTAAVRLTNTGDTAWSSWELGFTFPSGQTVDHGWSATWEQNGARVTATSMPWNGSIAPGGSIDIGFNGTWNGSNGKPEEFTVNGESCTVS; the protein is encoded by the coding sequence GTGACCCTCGGACTCACCGCGGTCCCCGCCCAGGCCGACGAGGTCAACCAGATCATCAACGGTGACTTCACCAACGGGACCGCTCCCTGGTGGGGTACCGAGAACATCCAGCTCGACGCCACCGACGGCGTGCTGTGCGTCGACGTCCCCGGCGGCACCATCAACGCCTGGGACGTGATCATCGGACAGGACGACGTCCCGCTGATCGAGGGGGAGTCCTACTCCTTCTCCTTCACCGCCTCCGGCACCGAGCAGGTCTCCATCCGCGCCCTGGTGCAGGAGCCGGTGGAGCCGTGGAGCACCCAGATGGACGAGCGGGCCATCCTCGGCCCCGAGGCGCAGACCTACGAGTACGTCTTCACCTCCACCGTCGACTGGGACGACGCGCAGGTCGCCTTCCAGATCGGCGGCTCCGACGACCCGTGGACCTTCTGCGTGGACGACGTGGCCCTGCTGGGCGGCGCCGAACCCCCCGTCTACGAGCCCGACACCGGCCCGCGGGTCCGCGTCAACCAGGTCGGCTACCTGCCGCACGGCCCCAAGAACGCGACCGTCGTCACCGACGCCACCGAGGCGCTCACCTGGGAACTGGCCGACTCCGACGGCACGGTCGTGGCCACCGGCCAGACCGAGCCGCACGGCGCGGACGCCTCCTCCGGCCTGAACGTGCACACCGTCGACTTCAGCTCCTACACCACCGCCGGAAGCGGCTACACGCTCACCGCCGACGGTGAGACCAGCTACCCCTTCGACATCGACGAGAGCGCCTACGAGGAGCTGCGCGTCGACGCGCTGTCGTTCTACTACCCGCAGCGCAGCGGCATCGAGATCCTCGACTCCATCGCCCCCGGCTACGGCCGCGCGGCCGGACACGTGGGCGTGGCCCCCAACCAGGGCGACATCGACGTGCCGTGCGCGCCGGGCACCTGCGACTACTCCCTGGACGTGTCGGGCGGCTGGTACGACGCGGGCGACCACGGCAAGTACGTGGTCAACGGCGGCATCTCGGTGCACCAGCTGATGAACATCCACGAGCGCTCCCAGAGCGCCCCGACCGCCCAGCCCGACAAGCTGGGCGACTCCACGCTGCGCCTGCCCGAGACCGGCAACGGCGTGCCCGACGTGCTCGACGAGGCGCGCTGGGAGATGGAGTTCCTGCTCAGCATGCAGGTCCCCGAGGGTGAGCCGCTCGCCGGGATGGCGCACCACAAGATCCACGACGAGCAGTGGACCGGGCTGCCGCTGATGCCCGCCGCCGACCCGCAGCCGCGCTACCTGCAGCCGCCGTCCACCGCGGCGACGCTGAACCTGGCGGCCACCGCAGCCCAGTGCTCCCGGGTCTTCGAGCCCTACGACGCGGCCTTCGCCGCCGAGTGCCTGGACGCCGCCGAGACCGCCTGGGACGCGGCCCAGGCCAACCCCGCCATCTACGCGCCGGCCGTCGGCGAGGGCGGCGGCCCCTACAACGACAACAACGTCACCGACGAGTTCTACTGGGCCGCGGCCGAACTGTTCCTGGCCACCGGGGCCGAGAAGTACCGCACCGCGGTGACCTCCTCGCCGCTGCACACCGACGACGAGGAGGTGTTCCGCGACGGCGCCTTCGACTGGGGCTGGACCGCTCCGCTGGCCCGGATCCAGCTGGCCACGGTGCCCAACGACCTGGCCGACCGCGACCGGGTGCGCGACTCCCTGGTCGCCGCCGCCGACGACTACCTCGCCGGCGTCGAGTCCAGCCCGTGGGGCCTGACCTACAACCCCGACAGCGGCGTGTTCGTCTGGGGATCCAACAACCTGGTCCTCAACAACATGGTGATCATGGCCGTCGCCTTCGACCTCACCGGCGACACCAAGTACCGCGACGGCGTGCTGGAGGGCATGGACTACATCTTCGGCCGCAACGCGCTGAACCAGTCCTACGTCACCGGCTACGGCGAGAAGGACTCCCGTAACCAGCACAGCCGCTGGTACGCCAACCAGCTCGACCCGCGCCTGCCCAACCCGCCCAAGGGCACCCTGGCGGGCGGCCCCAACTCCGACGCCTCCACCTGGGACCCCACGGCCCAGGCCACGCTGACCGGGTGCGCCCCGCAGATGTGCTACATCGACGACATCGAGTCGTGGGCCACCAACGAGCTGACCATCAACTGGAACGCCCCGCTGTCGTGGGTCGCCTCCTTCGTCGCCGACCAGGACGACGCGGGCGACGGCTCGGAGGAGCCGGAGGAGGACACGGTCCCGCCGACCAAGCCGGAGAACCTGCAGGTCACCAACGTCACCTCTACCAGCGCCACGCTGACCTGGGACGCCTCCACCGACAACGTCGGTGTGGTCGGCTACGAGCTGGAGATGGGGTACACCGACGTGATCCAGTACCTGGACAGCACCACGCAGACCAGCTACGAGCTGACCGGTCTGCAGCCGGGGCGCAAGTACACCTTCTGGGTGGTCGCCTACGACGCCGCGGGTAACTTCTCCCAGTCGGCCAGCGTCAGCTTCACCACCGAAGAGGACGAGGAACCGCCCGTCTCCGGCGCCTGCGAGGTGGAGTACCGGACCACCGACTGGCCGGGCGGCTTCACCGCCGCGGTGCGGCTGACCAACACCGGCGACACCGCGTGGAGCAGCTGGGAGCTGGGCTTCACCTTCCCGTCCGGGCAGACCGTCGACCACGGCTGGAGTGCCACCTGGGAGCAGAACGGGGCCCGGGTGACGGCCACCTCGATGCCGTGGAACGGCTCCATCGCCCCGGGAGGCTCGATCGACATCGGCTTCAACGGAACCTGGAACGGGTCCAACGGCAAGCCCGAGGAGTTCACCGTCAACGGTGAGTCCTGCACGGTCAGCTGA
- a CDS encoding EamA family transporter, with protein sequence MVESSRNRSSGLVFAILSALAFGGSGPAARPLLDAGLDPLQVTWLRVAGAALLLLPVALYHHRALRTRPALLLAYGMFPMAGVQAFYFAAISRIPVGVALLIEFLGPVLVLLWTRVVRRIPVSRGAALGVVLAIAGLGCLVEVWAGLRLDAVGLLLALGAAVGQATYFLLSDAARDDVDPLAVISYGALVAAALMSLLARPWTLPWSTLAGAVEFAGRDVPAPVLLVWLALVTTALAYLTGVAAVRRLSPVVAGGVAYLEVVTSIVLAWLLLGEALSPAQIVGAVAVVAGAFLAQTAVPETPAPRSQEPRTAQDAPV encoded by the coding sequence ATGGTCGAAAGCAGCAGGAACCGGTCGTCCGGGTTGGTGTTCGCGATCCTCTCCGCACTGGCCTTCGGCGGCTCCGGTCCCGCCGCGCGGCCCCTGCTCGACGCCGGACTCGACCCGTTGCAGGTGACCTGGCTGCGGGTGGCCGGAGCCGCGCTGCTCCTGCTGCCCGTCGCGCTCTACCACCACCGGGCGCTGCGCACCCGCCCCGCGCTGCTGCTGGCCTACGGGATGTTCCCGATGGCGGGCGTGCAGGCGTTCTACTTCGCCGCGATCTCCCGGATCCCCGTCGGGGTGGCGCTGCTCATCGAGTTCCTCGGCCCGGTGCTGGTCCTGCTGTGGACGCGCGTGGTGCGGCGGATCCCGGTGTCGCGCGGAGCGGCCCTGGGCGTGGTGCTGGCGATCGCGGGCCTGGGCTGCCTGGTGGAGGTGTGGGCGGGCCTGCGCCTGGACGCGGTCGGTCTGCTGCTGGCCCTGGGCGCGGCGGTGGGCCAGGCCACCTACTTCCTGCTGTCGGACGCCGCGCGCGACGACGTCGACCCGCTCGCGGTCATCTCCTACGGCGCGCTCGTCGCCGCGGCCCTGATGAGCCTCCTCGCCCGCCCCTGGACCCTGCCGTGGAGCACGCTGGCCGGCGCGGTGGAGTTCGCCGGACGGGACGTGCCCGCGCCGGTGCTGCTGGTGTGGCTGGCGCTGGTGACCACCGCCCTGGCCTACCTCACCGGGGTGGCCGCGGTGCGGCGGCTGTCCCCGGTGGTCGCCGGGGGCGTGGCCTACCTGGAGGTGGTGACCTCGATCGTGCTGGCCTGGCTGCTGCTGGGGGAGGCGCTCAGCCCCGCGCAGATCGTGGGCGCGGTCGCCGTGGTGGCGGGCGCGTTCCTCGCGCAGACCGCGGTCCCCGAGACCCCCGCGCCGCGGTCGCAGGAGCCGCGCACGGCCCAGGACGCCCCCGTGTGA
- a CDS encoding FadR/GntR family transcriptional regulator yields the protein MTSDSAVRATPGVERMTVTRRAVEQIKAMIADGTLRPGQRLPTERDLAAGMGLSRSSMREAIRVLTTLGVLEARHGAGVYVTELHPRGLLEPFSVLAEVGRGPTLLEMLQVRRIVEPAAAALAAIRATDAQLAELAALLQEDGHGCGAGQTEAGAAFHRAVAALAGNATLAALVDGLSSPALGARLGRGQQEEEWTARLCEDHHRIHRALLARDPDAAKAAATLHVLQLEEWLHSRVSDLR from the coding sequence GTGACCTCCGACAGCGCCGTGCGCGCGACCCCCGGCGTCGAACGGATGACGGTGACCCGGCGGGCGGTCGAACAGATCAAGGCGATGATCGCCGACGGCACGCTGCGCCCCGGCCAACGGCTGCCCACCGAGCGGGACCTGGCGGCGGGGATGGGGCTGTCCCGCAGTTCGATGCGGGAGGCGATCCGGGTGCTGACCACCCTGGGAGTGCTGGAGGCGCGGCACGGCGCGGGCGTCTACGTCACCGAACTGCACCCCCGCGGCCTGCTGGAGCCCTTCTCGGTCCTGGCCGAGGTCGGCCGCGGCCCCACCCTGCTGGAGATGCTGCAGGTGCGCCGGATCGTGGAGCCGGCCGCCGCCGCGCTGGCCGCGATCCGCGCCACCGACGCGCAGCTGGCCGAACTGGCGGCGCTGCTGCAGGAGGACGGGCACGGCTGCGGCGCGGGGCAGACCGAGGCGGGCGCGGCGTTCCACCGGGCCGTCGCCGCGCTGGCGGGGAACGCCACCCTGGCGGCCCTCGTCGACGGACTGTCCTCGCCCGCGCTCGGCGCGCGCCTGGGACGCGGACAGCAGGAGGAGGAGTGGACCGCACGGCTGTGCGAGGACCACCACCGCATCCACCGCGCCCTGCTGGCCCGCGACCCCGACGCGGCGAAGGCCGCGGCGACCCTGCACGTCCTGCAACTGGAGGAGTGGCTCCACAGCCGCGTGTCCGACCTCCGGTAG